In Nicotiana tabacum cultivar K326 chromosome 19, ASM71507v2, whole genome shotgun sequence, one DNA window encodes the following:
- the LOC107767563 gene encoding putative serine/threonine-protein kinase At1g54610: protein MGCVLGREVSSGLVHNGREEKREGVNYEKKSKSISAAESTETLEVKGAENVTVDNEAVEANEGDVTKKEDKAEHDEKPRKERRRSKPDPRLSNPPKHKHGEQVAAGWPSWLSAHVGEAIDGWLPRRADTFEKIDKIGQGTYSNVYKARDTITGKIVALKKVRFDNLEPESVRFMAREIIILRRLDHPNVIKLEGLVTSRMSCSLYLVFEYMEHDLAGLAASPEIKFTEAQVKCYMHQLLSGLEHCHNRHVLHRDIKGSNLLLDNSGILRIADFGLATIFDPRHKHPMTSRVVTLWYRPPELLLGATDYSVGIDLWSAGCILAELLAGKPIMPGRTEVEQLHKIYKLCGSPSEEYWKKSKLPNATLFKPREPYKRCIRETFKDFPQSSLPLIDTLLAIDPAERKTATDALQSEFFNTEPYACDPSSLPKYPPTKEMDAKRRDDEARRLRAANKAQGDGTKRVRHRERARAGPAPDANAELQANIDRRRLITHANAKSKSEKFPPPHQDGGLGVPLGASHHIDPGLVPPDVPFSSTSFTYSKEPVQNWSGPLVEPASAGGRRKKHTAGDAREAKKHLTRKR, encoded by the exons ATGGGGTGTGTTCTGGGTCGGGAGGTTTCATCAGGCTTAGTACACAACGGCAGGGAGGAGAAGAGGGAAGGTGTGAATTATGAGAAGAAGAGTAAGAGCATTAGTGCTGCTGAATCTACTGAAACTTTAGAGGTCAAGGGGGCGGAAAATGTAACTGTTGATAATGAAGCTGTGGAAGCCAATGAAGGTGATGTAACTAAGAAGGAGGACAAGGCGGAACATGACGAAAAACCTAGGAAAGAAAGGAGAAGGTCAAAGCCTGATCCAAGATTAAGTAATCCACCTAAGCATAAACATGGGGAGCAGGTTGCTGCTGGATGGCCATCCTGGCTTTCTGCTCATGTTGGGGAAGCAATTGATGGTTGGCTCCCTCGACGTGCTGACACTTTTGAGAAAATCGATAAG ATTGGTCAAGGGACATACAGTAACGTTTACAAAGCGAGAGACACCATAACTGGTAAAATTGTTGCTCTGAAGAAAGTGCGTTTTGACAATCTAGAACCTGAGAGTGTGAGATTCATGGCTAGAGAAATTATCATTTTGCGACGACTAGATCATCCCAATGTAATCAAATTGGAAGGTTTGGTTACTTCAAGAATGTCATGTAGTTTATACCTGGTATTTGAGTACATGGAGCATGATTTGGCTGGGCTTGCTGCAAGTCCAGAGATCAAGTTTACAGAAGCACAG GTTAAATGCTACATGCATCAGCTATTATCTGGCCTTGAGCATTGTCACAATCGTCATGTGCTTCATCGTGATATTAAGGGGTCAAATCTTCTTCTTGACAATTCTGGCATTCTCAGAATTGCTGATTTTGGATTGGCCACTATTTTTGATCCTCGGCATAAGCATCCTATGACTAGTCGAGTGGTTACTTTGTGGTATAGACCACCAGAGCTGCTTCTAGGTGCTACTGATTATAGCGTAGGCATTGATTTATGGAGTGCAGGTTGCATCTTAGCTGAGTTATTGGCTGGAAAACCTATTATGCCGGGTCGAACTGAG GTAGAACAACtgcataagatatataaactatgtGGCTCGCCATCAGAGGAGTACTGGAAGAAGTCTAAGTTGCCGAATGCAACACTATTCAAGCCCCGAGAACCCTACAAACGATGCATTAGGGAGACTTTTAAAGATTTTCCTCAGTCTTCACTTCCGCTAATTGATACATTACTTGCAATTGATCCAGCTGAGCGCAAGACGGCAACTGACGCATTACAAAGTGAA TTCTTCAATACAGAGCCATATGCTTGTGATCCATCTAGTCTTCCAAAGTATCCTCCGACCAAAGAAATGGATGCCAAACGGCGGGATGATGAAGCTAGACG GCTAAGAGCTGCTAACAAAGCTCAGGGAGATGGTACTAAGAGAGTACGCCATCGTGAACGGGCCCGTGCTGGCCCTGCTCCAGATGCCAATGCTGAACTTCAAGCTAATATTGAT CGGCGGCGCCTAATCACACATGCAAATGCAAAGAGCAAGAGTGAGAAGTTTCCCCCACCACACCAGGATGGAGGACTTGGTGTTCCATTGGGTGCTTCACATCACATTGATCCTGGCCTTGTCCCTCCTGATGTGCCATTCAGTTCGACCTCATTCACATATTCAAAAGAACCTGTACAGAATTGGTCGGGGCCTTTAGTAGAGCCTGCTTCAGCTGGTGGAAGGCGGAAGAAGCATACTGCAGGTGATGCTAGGGAAGCCAAAAAGCATTTGACAAGGAAAAGATGA